Proteins from a genomic interval of Chanos chanos chromosome 3, fChaCha1.1, whole genome shotgun sequence:
- the zic4 gene encoding zinc finger protein ZIC 4, giving the protein MSVDALGNPVMDPTFSKRNTALRLVDLAGAHHHHHHHHHTPQSVTGFPGFSSHPHSMAHAHPGEITAEPRLGPSPFGPEHMGHSAALKISPAHHYPHHHHHNHHIAGHSEVVSSQTGAFGPVQAATVPYSMSHTAQALSAGSYPGHYGHHPDAGNHTLFPGLHHEQPSNGAPGGQALNGQIRLGIPGEMYVRSDHLSQVASSRADPFASSPLHGYGGLNLNMNLSAHHPGPGAFFRYMRQPIKQELICKWLEPEHSSKRLCSKTYSTMHELVTHVTVEHVGGPEQANHICFWEECPREGKPFKAKYKLVNHIRVHTGEKPFPCPFPGCGKVFARSENLKIHKRTHTGEKPFKCEFDGCDRRFANSSDRKKHSHVHTSDKPYNCKVRGCDKSYTHPSSLRKHMKVHCKSPPPSSGYESSTPSLVSPSSDLGREPAPSTLSEPLSTSQPANLSEWYVCHSSGASGTHTPPSGSSTPDPAEGPPYRNPEPRDAFQPNYGPRK; this is encoded by the exons ATGAGCGTGGATGCTTTGGGAAACCCTGTGATGGACCCTACGTTTTCCAAACGGAACACAGCGCTGAGATTAGTTGACTTGGCAGGGgctcaccaccatcaccatcatcaccaccataCCCCTCAGAGCGTGACAGGCTTCCCGGGGTTCAGCAGCCATCCACACTCAATGGCTCACGCGCACCCTGGGGAGATTACTGCGGAACCCCGCCTGGGGCCGAGTCCATTCGGGCCAGAACACATGGGGCACTCCGCGGCCCTCAAAATCAGCCCAGCCCATCATTatccccaccaccatcaccacaatCATCATATTGCAGGCCACAGTGAAGTGGTCTCCAGTCAAACGGGAGCTTTTGGCCCGGTGCAGGCGGCGACAGTCCCATACTCTATGTCTCATACGGCCCAAGCATTATCTGCAG GTAGCTATCCGGGACACTATGGTCATCACCCCGACGCTGGGAACCATACCCTCTTCCCCGGACTCCATCACGAGCAGCCATCTAACGGAGCACCAGGTGGCCAAGCCTTGAACGGACAAATACGGCTAGGAATACCTGGAGAAATGTACGTAAGGTCTGATCATTTGAGTCAAGTGGCAAGCTCCAGGGCAGACCCGTTTGCTTCTTCGCCCTTGCACGGTTACGGCGGTCTCAATCTGAACATGAATCTCAGCGCTCACCACCCCGGACCCGGTGCCTTTTTCCGTTACATGAGGCAGCCGATCAAGCAAGAACTAATCTGCAAATGGCTCGAGCCGGAGCACTCCTCGAAGAGACTTTGCTCTAAAACTTATAGCACAATGCACGAACTGGTGACACATGTGACAGTGGAACATGTCGGAGGACCTGAGCAGGCAAACCATATCTGTTTTTGGGAAGAGTGTCCGCGAGAAGGAAAGCCATTTAAAGCCAAGTACAAACTTGTAAATCATATCAGAGTGCACACCGGAGAGAAGCCGTTTCCCTGTCCGTTCCCTGGCTGTGGAAAAGTATTTGCAAGATCGGAAAATCTAAAGATCCACAAacggacacacacag GCGAAAAACCCTTTAAATGTGAATTTGACGGATGTGACAGACGTTTTGCAAACAGCAGTGACCGGAAAAAGCACTCCCACGTGCACACCAGCGATAAGCCGTACAACTGCAAAGTAAGAGGTTGTGACAAATCGTACACGCACCCCAGCTCTTTGAGAAAACACATGAAGGTGCACTGCAAGTCCCCACCTCCGAGTTCGGGTTACGAATCATCGACTCCATCTCTCGTTTCCCCCTCATCGGACTTGGGCCGTGAGCCAGCTCCCTCCACGCTCTCCGAACCTCTCTCGACTTCCCAACCCGCCAATTTGAGTGAATGGTACGTGTGTCACAGTTCTGGTGCCAGtggcacacacacccctcccagCGGATCGTCCACACCCGACCCCGCTGAAGGGCCACCATACAGGAATCCTGAACCAAGGGATGCATTCCAGCCAAATTATGGTCCCAGAAAATAA
- the zic1 gene encoding zinc finger protein ZIC 1, producing MLLDAGPQYPTIGVTTFGSSRHHSTGEVTDREVALGINPFADGMGAFKINHSSHDLGSGQTAFSSQAPGYAAAALGHHHHPTHVSSYSTAAFNSTRDFLFRNRGFGDATTAQHSLFASAAGSFAGPHGHSDAAGHLLFPGLHEQAATHASSNVVNSQMRLGFSGDMYGRAEQYGHVTSPRSEHYASTQLHGYGPMNMNMAAHHGAGAFFRYMRQPIKQELICKWVEPEQLTNPKKSCNKTFSTMHELVTHITVEHVGGPEQSNHICFWEECSREGKPFKAKYKLVNHIRVHTGEKPFPCPFPGCGKVFARSENLKIHKRTHTGEKPFKCEFDGCDRRFANSSDRKKHMHVHTSDKPYLCKMCDKSYTHPSSLRKHMKVHESSNQGSQPSPAASSGYESSTPPTIVSPSTENQSSSSISPASSTVHHTTSHSTLSSNFNEWYV from the exons ATGCTCTTGGACGCAGGACCACAGTATCCGACCATTGGAGTGACTACTTTCGGCTCCTCCAGACATCACTCAACAGGCGAAGTTACAGACAGAGAAGTGGCTTTGGGGATAAATCCGTTCGCCGACGGCATGGGCGCCTTCAAAATTAACCACAGCTCTCACGATCTTGGCTCTGGGCAAACGGCGTTTTCCTCGCAAGCACCCGGCTATGCAGCTGCTGCCCTGGGACATCATCATCACCCCACTCATGTCAGCTCCTACTCCACCGCGGCTTTCAATTCTACTCGGGACTTTCTTTTTCGGAATCGGGGCTTCGGAGACGCtaccacagcacagcacagtcttTTCGCCTCAGCCGCGGGAAGTTTTGCAGGGCCACATGGACATTCTGATGCCGCAGGACACCTGCTCTTCCCAGGACTGCACGAGCAAGCAGCGACGCACGCGTCCTCGAACGTAGTGAACAGCCAAATGCGCCTGGGGTTTTCAGGGGACATGTATGGCAGAGCTGAGCAATACGGTCACGTTACGAGCCCCAGGTCCGAGCATTATGCCTCCACTCAGTTGCATGGCTATGGCCCCATGAACATGAATATGGCTGCCCATCACGGTGCTGGGGCCTTCTTTCGTTATATGAGACAACCGATCAAACAAGAGCTCATCTGCAAGTGGGTCGAACCGGAGCAACTGACAAATCCGAAAAAGTCGTGCAACAAAACTTTCAGCACCATGCATGAACTGGTGACCCACATCACAGTGGAACATGTTGGGGGACCAGAACAATCgaatcacatttgtttttgggAAGAGTGTTCGCGAGAAGGAAAGCCATTTAAAGCCAAGTACAAACTTGTAAATCATATCAGAGTGCACACCGGAGAAAAACCGTTCCCTTGCCCATTTCCCGGCTGTGGAAAAGTATTTGCCCGATCGGAAAACCTTAAAATccacaaaagaacacacactg GCGAAAAACCTTTTAAGTGTGAATTTGATGGGTGCGACAGAAGGTTTGCAAACAGCAGTGACCGTAAGAAACACATGCACGTCCACACGTCTGACAAGCCCTATCTCTGCAAAATGTGCGACAAATCCTACACACATCCCAGTTCCCTCCGGAAACATATGAAG GTTCACGAGTCATCCAATCAAGGATCCCAACCGTCTCCAGCGGCCAGTTCTGGGTACGAGTCGTCTACACCTCCCACCATCGTGTCTCCGTCGACAGAGAACCAGAGTAGCAGTTCAATATCGCCAGCATCTTCGACAGTGCACCACACGACCAGTCACAGCACGCTGTCGTCAAATTTTAATGAATggtatgtgtaa